A window from Purpureocillium takamizusanense chromosome 3, complete sequence encodes these proteins:
- a CDS encoding uncharacterized protein (TransMembrane:1 (i114-137o)): MYEAEDASVAALRRAVCDAIVCGALNTPVSKPSKQALSQQSGRLPNPLPLYNPPQRKPLSKRNPLPCKPLPLYAPTPRPPPSALSQPRSVWEADGSDESTNGPRGCARRLKSKLLLGCLAAAVLVIAGAVVGAVLGLRATRKTARARDTGALAHAASQLGAWSQTAADGTLDHAVAFQDTTGALVVVECHGNVSEAFALASRVPRLPSPLLGTPIRIQPFGEAPDLHVFYLDERRLIQHVVRAGDGRGAWILDDAFSTDGPGDGAQAYVADGRALAVMTTPAEAHEQHPAMAVLYWDEQKNNTLGLLRREAPFDQTRWTFQRVQLENGAKSMGSPGLLAGLALGTYEEMAANASTYVSAGNAVVATIRILWDADGVALETCVPSGTPYAQQCWSRAVTYSDEHLRDRVRDAPKPLQMAELVLDNEPDRRASVTGFLGGGRYWEAYWRDDNCTAAMDLHLADGLGDLAGFAFMQSRIVLALRNGTLVQLRRCPWWTGACGDEVFTVMGAMNTSLMS; this comes from the exons ATGTACGAAGCAGAGGACGCGAGCGTTGCCGCGCTGAGACGGGCCGTCTGCGACGCCATCGTGTGCGGCGCCCTCAACACGCCAGTCTCGAAGCCGTCGAAGCAGGCCCTTTCGCAGCAATCAGGGCGGCTCCCCAATCCTCTTCCGCTTTACAACCCCCCTCAACGCAAGCCGCTTTCGAAACGCAATCCACTTCCATGCAAGCCACTGCCGTTGTACGCGCCCActccacggccgcccccCTCGGCCCTCTCGCAGCCGCGGTCCGTCTGGGAGGCCGACGGCTCGGACGAGTCGACCAACGGGCCGCGtggctgcgcgcggcggctcaagagcaagctgctgctgggctgtctcgccgcggccgtgctggtcattgccggcgccgtcgtcggggcggTCCTCGGGCTCCGGGCCACGCGCAAGACGGCACGGGCGCGCGACACGGGGGCGCTCGCGCACGCGGCGTCGCAGCTCGGCGCGTGGAGCCagacggccgccgacgggacGCTCGACCATGCCGTGGCGTTCCAGGACACGACGGgggccctcgtcgtcgtcgagtgccACGGGAACGTCTCGGAGGCCTTTGCGCTCGCCAGCCGGGTGCCGCGCCTGCCGAGCCCGCTGCTGGGCACGCCGATCCGGATCCAGCCGTTTGGCGAGGCGCCGGACCTGCACGTGTTTTacctcgacgagcggcggctcATACAGCACGTCgtgcgcgcgggcgacgggcgcggcgcgtggatcctcgacgacgcctttTCGACCGACggccccggcgacggcgcgcaggcgtACGTGGCGGACGGCCGGGCGCTCGCCGtcatgacgacgccggccgaggcgcacgAGCAGCacccggccatggcggtgcTGTACTGGGACGAGCAAAAGAACAACAcgctggggctgctgcgacgcGAGGCGCCCTTTGACCAGACGAGGTGGACGTTTCAGCGGGTGCAGCTGGAGAACGGCGCAAAGAGCATGGGCTCGCCCGGACTGCTGGCGGGCCTGGCGCTGGGGACGTATgaggagatggcggccaACGCCTCGACGTACGTGAGCGCGGGCAacgcggtggtggcgacgatCCGGATCCTGTGGGACGCGGACGGCGTGGCGCTCGAAACCTGCGTCCCGTCGGGCACGCCGTACGCGCAGCAGTGCTGGAGCCGGGCGGTTACATATTCGG ACGAACACCTGCGGGACCGGGTGCGCGACGCGCCCAAGCCGCTGCAGATGGCGGAGCTGGTGCTCGACAACGAGCCGGACCGGCGCGCGTCGGTGACGGggttcctcggcggcgggcggtacTGGGAGGCATACTGGCGGGACGACAActgcacggcggccatggatCTGCACCTGGCCGACGGGCTGGGGGACCTGGCGGGCTTCGCCTTTATGCAGTCGCGCATCGTGTTGGCGCTGCGCAACGGCACGCTGGtgcagctgcggcggtgcCCGTGGTGGACGGGCGCGTGCGGGGACGAGGTGTTTACGGTGATGGGCGCGATGAACACGTCGCTGATGTCATGA
- a CDS encoding uncharacterized protein (COG:S~EggNog:ENOG503NZ8D), with product MDDWVALSKPHGGLADRIRRVRADLGDLDDFYRVSVAPSRHARLQRFYADELASLAAVEFGALDQQERVDYILLKKHLQRGARQLRAAREALDGFRVLLPFADAVVALCERREHVEPMDAETTARQLDGIAASVAAVAKRVRAHEVRVSKTDAYRASKVIRELRGHLEELHGFYASYDPLFDWWCATPWRAADAALADYLPLVETALAGLRDDGTGDIIGEPIGRAALLRELEAEVLAYSPEELVRIAREHFAWCEAEMRRAARELGFGDDWKRAMDEHVKTRSAPPGGQTQLVRKLAREAADYVRAHDLVTVPPVAEETIRMFMMSPTAQRVNPFFLGGPAIIVSYPTADMGYGLKQMVMRGNNRHFSKATAFHELIPGHRLQLFMAARHRSHRQLFQTPFFVEGWATYWELVLWERGDFFTSPEDRIGTLFWRMHRCARIVLSLGFHLGDVQPQECVDRLVSWVGHERATAEGEVRRWLNGDYPPLYQCGYLVGALQLHALRREALEGGMAERDLNDTLLRCGAVPPELARAAVMGTELDEEYEARWRFYAWGRSQSDSSLQ from the coding sequence ATGGACGACTGGGTGGCGCTCTCCAAACCgcacggcggcctcgcggaccGCATCCGCAGGGTGCGGGCCGACCtgggcgacctcgacgactttTACCGCGTCTCGGTGGCCCCGTCGAGGCAcgcgcgcctgcagcgcttctacgccgacgagctcgcgtcgctggcggccgtcgagtttggcgccctcgaccagcaggagcgcgtcgacTACATCCTGCTCAAGAAGCAcctgcagcgcggcgcccggcagctgcgcgcggcgcgggaggcgctcgacggctTCCGGGTGCTGCTCCCgtttgccgacgccgtcgtcgccctctgcGAGCGCAGGGAGCACGTCGAGCCCATGGACGCCGAAACGACGGCccggcagctcgacggcatcgcggcgtcggtggcggccgtggcgaaGCGGGTGCGCGCCCACGAGGTCCGCGTCAGCAAGACGGACGCGTACCGGGCGTCCAAGGTGATTCGCGAGCTCCGCGGCcacctcgaggagctccaCGGCTTCTACGCGTCCTACGACCCCCTCTTCGACTGGTGGTGCGCGACGccctggcgcgccgccgacgccgccctcgccgactACCTGCCGCTGGTCGAgacggcgctcgcgggcctgcgcgacgacggcaccggcgACATCATCGGCGAGCCCATCGgccgcgcggcgctgctgcgcgagctcgaggccgaggtgctggcGTACTCGCCCGAGGAGCTGGTGCGCATCGCCCGCGAGCACTTTGCCTGGTgcgaggccgagatgcggcgcgcggcgcgcgagctcggcttcggcgacgactggaagcgcgccatggacgagcaCGTCAAGACGCGGTCGGCGCCCCCCGGCGGGCAGACGCAGCTGGTGCGGAagctcgcgcgcgaggccgccgactacgtgcgcgcgcacgacctCGTCAcggtgccgcccgtggccgaggagacgATCCGCATGTTCATGATGAGCCCCacggcgcagcgcgtcaaccccttcttcctcggcgggcccgccatcatcgtgTCGTACCCGACGGCCGACATGGGCTACGGGCTCAAGCAGATGGTGATGCGCGGCAACAACCGCCACTTTTCCAAGGCGACGGCCTTTCACGAGCTGATCCCGGGCCACCGCCTGCAGCTCTTCATGGCCGCGCGGCACCGCAGCCACCGCCAGCTGTTCCAGACGCCCTTTTTCGTCGAGGGCTGGGCCACGTACTGGGAGCTGGTGCTGTGGGAGCGCGGCGATTTCTTCACGTCGCCCGAGGACCGCATCGGGACGCTGTTTTGGCGCATGCACCGGTGCGCGCGCATCGTGCTGTCGCTGGGCTtccacctcggcgacgtgcagCCGCAGGAGTGCGTCGACCGCCTGGTCTCGTGGGTCGGCCACgagcgcgcgacggccgagggcgaggtccGCCGCTGGCTCAACGGCGACTACCCGCCGCTGTACCAGTGCGGCTACCTGGtgggcgcgctgcagctgcacgcgctgcgccgcgaggccctcgaggggGGGATGGCCGAGCGCGACCTCAACGACACGCtgctgcggtgcggcgcggtgcccccggagctggcgagggcggcggtcaTGGGgacggagctggacgaggaaTACGAggcgcgctggcgcttcTACGCGTGGGGGAGGTCACAGTCGGACTCGTCTTTACAGTGA
- a CDS encoding uncharacterized protein (SECRETED:SignalP(1-15~SECRETED:cutsite=VNA-AP~SECRETED:prob=0.9351)~COG:O~MEROPS:MER0003037~EggNog:ENOG503NV31), whose product MRTLALLAALAGVNAAPGSGPGSGPGSGSGAVIRTTHNPTHVPDGPRALARAYLKYGQPLPEPLAAALGALDKRDTGGTGTGTVVATPVKYDVEYVAEVLIGTPPQRVVMNIDTGSSDFWVFSSETPPEILHGQAIYSPEKSRSAERLVGANWSVTYSDHTTSWGNVWIDTVSVGGLRVAGQAVETALNASDVFTSDPASGLLGLGFSDHNSVRPKPQLTFMDTARPHLREPLFTANLNYHANGTYRFGKIAKCEHKGPVTYTPVVDTSRGWWVFNSSGYAVGDGPFNHTTTTAVADTGTTLLLVPVAQVHAYYGRVPGAEFRWGPFGYVFDCNLTLPDWTYGIEGATITIPGRFLNYANWNGTHCYGGIQNSFSTWSIFGDVALKAALVVFDLGNQQIGWASK is encoded by the exons ATGAGGACTCTTGCTCTGCTCGCTGCGCTGGCCGGCGTCAACGCTGCCCCGGGTTCCGGCCCCGGCTCCGgccccggctccggctccggcgccgtcatccgCACAACGCACAACCCCACCCACGTGCCCGACGGCCCGCGGGCGCTCGCCAGGGCCTACCTCAAGTACGGGCAGCCGCTCCCGGAgccgctcgcggcggcgctcggcgcgctggacAAGCGGGACACCGGCGGGACCGGGACCGGGACCGTGGTCGCGACGCCCGTCAAGTACGACGTCGAGTACGTGGCCGAGGTGCTCAtcggcacgccgccgcagagggTCGTCATGAACATCGACACGGGCTCGAGCGACTTTTGGGTGTTTAGCTccgagacgccgcccgaGATCCTCCACGGCCAGGCCATCTACAGCCCGGAAAAGAGCCGCTCCGCCGAGCGACTGGTCGGGGCCAACTGGTCGGTGACGTACAGCGACCACACGACGTCGTGGGGCAACGTCTGGATCGACACGGtcagcgtcggcgggctgcgcgtCGCGGGCCAGGCGGTGGAGACGGCGCTCAACGCCAGCGACGTCTTCACGTCGGACCCGGCGTCGGGGCTGCTCGGGCTGGGCTTCAGCGACCACAACTCGGTCAGGCCCAAGCCGCAGCTCACGTTCATGGACACGGCCAGGCCGCACCTGCGCGAGCCGCTCTTCACGGCCAACCTCAACTACCACGCGA ACGGCACGTACCGGTTCGGCAAGATTGCCAAGTGCGAGCACAAGGGCCCCGTCACGTacacgcccgtcgtcgacaccagccgcgggtggtgggtgtTCAACTCGTCGGGGtacgccgtgggcgacgggccgtTCAAccacacgacgacgacggccgtcgccgacacgggcaccacgctgctgctggtgccggtgGCGCAGGTGCACGCCTACTACGGCCGCGTCCCGGGCGCCGAGTTCAGGTGGGGTCCGTTTGGATACGTCTTTGACTGCAACCTGACGCTGCCCGACTGGACGTACGGCATCGAAGGCGCCACGATTACCATCCCGGGCAGGTTCCTCAACTATGCAAACTGGAACGGCACGCACTGCTACGGGGGGATCCAGAACAGCTTCTCGACGTGGTCCATCTTTGGCGACGTGGCCCtcaaggcggcgctggtggtgttTGACCTGGGCAACCAGCAGATCGGGTGGGCGTCCAAGTAG
- a CDS encoding uncharacterized protein (EggNog:ENOG503NZH7~COG:L) has translation MSARKVKFVASDPARGGLPVKRKQVQQACASCRRKKRRCIHAEGEPEADDDAPPLANASSTSTPRRADASKDASDTRPLGDGPASDASHPFGDRPVSDITPLDGPEPPPKPTHRFVGDLNPEGMFLEATTTTAPQKGDVGIWLSAASGQPSQFITARPPAVMDRFLLPFVREHCLSALPPDDAFWRFRDVFAQKIHPIFPVVPEAVLNGRFLNPCHVVLRQLVCLAAGADPDMAPHLRLQNRGAALLSPHDFSQALSSAVRAILETSIITDRVLHIQALVMLSLFTQPTCPEEADLPAQLGGRAIHHIQTLGLHLLRYDAPNCDDLNNLFCAVWALDRLNAAVYARPCLIHERDIGADLDACIRKRPPCFRLFLSVVQWLDQVVELYRPGPSAEAGLEKISYIDLPVLEAMIVHADALAVPSPLIATIETFYHAVIILSCRLPRPGTVPAASTLPPPSANARRSLAAERIACAVPRDHLSSVPFVPYAVSLALSVEYRKMRHSRLPMFRARAMNAFRRNCELLRRFGTHFWSARVVAGLGERVLKEMERAATTLARDASPPPARPPDDPTPPTLAMNSALAMDNSVDFSLIDAVSGQDVFGHIDPSFDLDAVEDALEANLDIGLPLNWGDWGQFAA, from the exons ATGTCCGCCCGCAAGGTCAAGTTTGTGGCGTCGGAtcccgcgcgcggcggcctgcccgTCAAGCGCAAGCAGGTGCAGCAGGCGTGcgcgtcgtgccgccgcaaAAAG AGGCGCTGCATCCACGCCGAGGgggagcccgaggccgacgacgacgctccgcCGCT GGCGAATGCTTCctccacgtcgacgccgcggcgcgccgacgcctccAAAGATGCGTCTGACACGCGTCCcctgggcgacgggccggcgTCCGACGCCTCGCACCCCTTTGGCGACAGACCAGTATCCGACATCACGCCCTTGGACGGGCCCGAACCACCCCCCAAGCCCACGCATCgcttcgtcggcgacctcaaCCCCGAGGGCATGTTCCTcgaggccaccaccaccacggccccCCAAaagggcgacgtcggcatctggctctcggccgcctcgggccAGCCGTCGCAGTTCAtcacggcgcgcccgcccgccgtcatGGACCGCTTCCTGCTGCCGTTTGTGCGCGAGCACTGCCtgtcggcgctgccgcccgacgacgccttcTGGCGCTTCCGCGACGTCTTTGCGCAAAAGATCCACCCCATCTTCCCCGTGGTCCCCGAGGCCGTCCTCAACGGCCGCTTCCTCAACCCGTGCCACGTCgtcctgcgccagctcgtctgcctcgccgccggcgccgaccccGACATGGCCCCCCACCTGCGCCTCCAGaaccgcggcgccgccctcctctcGCCCCACGACTTCTCCCAGGCCCTCTCGTCGGCCGTccgcgccatcctcgagaccagcatcatcaccgacCGCGTCCTCCACATCCAGGCCCTCGTCATGCTCTCCCTCTTCACCCAGCCCACCTGCcccgaggaggccgacctgcccgcccagctcggcggccgcgccatcCACCACATCCAGACCCTCGGCCTCCACCTCCTGCGCTACGACGCCCCCAACTGCGACGACCTCAACAACCTCTTTTGCGCCGTCTGggccctcgaccgcctcaacgccgccgtctaCGCCCGCCCCTGCCTCATCCACGAGCGCGACATTGGCGCGGACCTCGACGCCTGCATCCGCAAGCGGCCCCCCTGCTTCCGCCTTTTTCTATCTGTCGTCCAGTGGCtcgaccaggtcgtcgagctctaccgccccggccccagcgccgaggccggcctcgaaAAGATTTCCTACATTGACCTGcccgtcctcgaggccatgattgtccacgccgacgccctcgccgtgccCTCGCCCCTCATCG CCACCATCGAAACCTTTTACcacgccgtcatcatcctctcctgccgcctcccccgccccggcaccgtccccgccgcctccaccctcccgcccccctccgccaacgcccgccgctccctcgccgccgagcgcatcgccTGCGCCGTCCCCCGCGACCACCTCTCCTCCGTCCCCTTTGTCCCCTACGCCGTCTCCCTCGCCCTCAGCGTCGAGTACCGCAAGATGCGCCACAGCCGCCTCCCCATGttccgcgcccgcgccatgAACGCCTTTCGCCGCAACTGCGAGCTCCTCCGCCGCTTCGGCACCCACTTCTGgagcgcccgcgtcgtcgcgggcctcggcgagcgcgtcctcaaggagatggagcgcgccgccaccaccctcgcccgcgacgccagcccgccccccgcccgcccccccgaCGACCCCACGCCCCCTACCCTCGCCATGAACTCGGCCCTCGCCATGGACAACTCCGTCGACTTTTccctcatcgacgccgtctccgGCCAGGACGTCTTTGGCCACATCGACCCCAGCTTCGatctcgatgccgtcgaggacgccctcgaggcaaATCTCGACATTGGCCTGCCCCTGAACTGGGGCGACTGGGGGCAGTTTGCGGCCTGA
- a CDS encoding uncharacterized protein (EggNog:ENOG503NYCD), whose product MADLDVPIALRRPRRSIKTEPAAAPALTPAPKTPRRRVRFSDPGPLGEASGAPSGLTPFIRRTSLTTPKRRSSTTSRGGGTQAPPLHQTADGRVERRIRRGNLRDLLNKLEQQKRHDERRVRAHVDRLRAEVAARDREIYELQNATVVIDTERIWGLERQIDDLRDELRRREAVTPPGAVTPDRARRDWTPGDDPFSDDLTDAMDDDHFGDATMAQFVASTPSRARSSFPTPPATSPNVPTPCARGKSLRSRTPQGSPGFAYVGVETGVQACLPDPARQQLDEELASLNLEVSKLTATLDSYRGLYARVSGHVASAMTPTPEDAAGPPLEALEQRVQRLARAMSDRTAALAQLSAGINELGFPGSDAGEMVAALASGLRAARLELEYLTPGEIALPLTSRGAEVLDLLLTRLRALAARAREDEASIDEYHEIEQSLRKQLDARVSAMDGLRAGMEAAERAVEEQRERVRELEVGNERLKGAVDGYARDMAELERLVERVEGEARDAAAAHDEALSTSRADAAALEQRLEEAARQTAGLRRELSDVQDATTRHVVALNRRHGAALALRDARVLELRGEVDRVNEALRAAHETMRARRLEERAGMEARMAEERTGMESRMAEERARAKEAMDAMRAELRRVLEMSQAFVVGQDAGQDGGEVAGPDKPVVVARPGTFFAGKLARRSSTRLKGRDSGMGLLEEDEDA is encoded by the coding sequence atggccgacctcgacgtgccgattgcgctgcggcggccgcgtcgcagcATCAAGACggagcccgccgctgcgcctgcgcttACACCCGCACCCAAGACGCCCAGGCGCAGGGTGCGCTTCTCCGACCCGGGACCGCTGGGCGAGGCATCGGGCGCGCCGTCCGGCCTCACGCCGTTTATCCGCCGCACTTCACTCACCACACCGAAACGCCGTTCATCCACCAcatcgcgcggcggcggcacgcaaGCACCCCCGCTGCAccagacggccgacggccgcgtcgagcgccgcatccgccgcggcaacctgcgcgacctgctcaacaagctggagcagcagaagcggcacgacgagcggcgcgtGCGGGCGCACGTggaccgcctgcgcgccgaggtggcggccCGCGACCGCGAAATCTACGAGCTGCAGAACGCgaccgtcgtcatcgacacgGAGCGCATCTGGGGGCTGGAGCGACAGATTGACGACCTCCGGGACGAGCTGCGCAGGCGGGAGGCGGTCACGCCGCCGGGTGCGGTGACGCCcgaccgcgcgcgccgcgactGGACCCCGGGCGACGACCCGTTTTCCGACGACTTGACGgatgccatggacgacgaccacTTTGGCGACGCGACCATGGCGCAGTTTGTGGCgagcacgccgtcgagggcgcggtcTTCGTttccgacgccgccggccacgagccccaacgtgccgacgccgtgcgCGCGTGGCAAGTCGCTCCGGTCCCGCACGCCGCAGGGCTCACCGGGCTTTGCGTACGTCGGCGTGGAGACCGGCGTGCAGGCTTGCCTCCCTGACCCCGCCaggcagcagctcgacgaggagctcgcgtCGCTCAACCTCGAAGTGTCCAAgctgacggcgacgctcgaCTCGTACCGCGGCCTCTACGCGCGCGTCTCCGGGCACGTCGCGTCGGCCatgacgcccacgcccgaggacgccgcgggACCAcccctcgaggcgctggagcagcgggtgcagcgcctcgcgcggGCCATGTCGGAccgcacggcggcgctcgcgcagctcagcGCGGGCATCAACGAGCTCGGGTTCCCCGGGTCCGACGCGGGggagatggtggcggcgctggcgtcggggctccgggcggcgcggctggagCTCGAGTACCTGACGCCGGGGGAGATTGCGCTGCCGCTGACGTCGCGCGGGGCCGAGGTgctggacctgctgctgacgcggctgcgggcgctggcggcgcgggcgcgcgaggacgaggcctCCATCGACGAGTACCACGAGATCGAGCAGTCGCTGCGCAAGCAGCTGGACGCGCGCGTGTCGGCCATGGACGGGCTCAGGGCGggcatggaggcggcggagcgggccgtcgaggagcagcgggagCGCGTCCGGGAGCTCGAGGTGGGCAACGAGCGGCTCAAGGGCGCCGTGGACGGGTACGCGCGCGACAtggcggagctggagcggctggtggagcgcgtcgagggcgaggcgcgggacgcggcggcggcgcacgacgaggcgctgtcgacgagccgggcggacgcggcggcgctggagcagcggctcgaggaggcggcgcggcagacggcgggcCTGCGGCGGGAGCTGAGCGACGTGCAGGACGCCACGACGcggcacgtcgtcgcgctgaaccggcggcacggcgcggcgctggcgctgcgggaCGCGCGggtgctggagctgcgcggcgaggtggacCGCGTcaacgaggcgctgcgggcggcgcacgagacgatgcgcgcgcggcggctcgaggagcgggcgggcatggagGCCCGGATGGCGGAGGAGCGGACGGGCATGGAGTCGCGCATggcggaggagcgggcgcgggccaaggaggccatggacgccatgCGGGCGGAGCTGCGGCGCGTGCTGGAGATGAGCCAGGCGTTTGTCGTGGGCCAGGACGCAGGCCAGGACGGAGGCGAGGTCGCGGGCCCGGacaagcccgtcgtcgtcgcgcggccgGGGACATTCTTCGCGGGCAagctggcgcggcggtcgagcaCGCGGCTTAAGGGGCGCGACAGCGGCATGGGGCtgttggaggaggacgaggacgctTAA
- a CDS encoding uncharacterized protein (TransMembrane:1 (i36-59o)~EggNog:ENOG503PXSW): protein MPKPGMPAAPDPRVSECVNHYYFADQQPRWYQRRRCFWTAVAAAAFVVVAAAVVLGVVLSRDGHVRQSSAAPLPSSSAAAAETSLSIHTPASSQDLGALLSSLLETHSAPSSSGSSTISTSAITSTTSINTSSTSTSTSTTSTSTSTSTSTSTSTSTPTPTYPPSGTSKVAAAFAGNRRVVLWQDDQGGLVVTEWHAGGRSQYRLADTLGASPPPRHGTPLAAAASNEGVVHVVYFDAHGAVAHVFEAAPGQWTAGSSAAVTASAGSPLSAAWHGGEQGAASLVVAYVTAEGSVRLALAGDPDDGDARWETFAAAPLARAVTGQTASTCLAVAGDWRSNASTIYLALEDDGGRLGYECVTGERSQAKLRCAQTERGEDSGLRTQDTEEFQGRAYAVLTTLDTAHTAQSPRQISLVRFDDGYMLLTLDADGILERRIGSGSGQGRIRGGFQAMGATDEGYVFAAGKDNVYAFKRGPAGWIAQGKLVGVEHL from the coding sequence ATGCCCAAGCCcggcatgcccgccgccccggacCCGCGCGTGTCCGAGTGCGTCAACCACTACTACTTTGCGGACCAGCAGCCGCGGTGGTaccagcgccggcgctgcttctggacggccgtcgcggcggcggcgtttgtggtggtggccgcggccgtggtgctgGGCGTGGTGCTGAGCCGCGACGGGCATGTGAGGCAGTCGAgtgcggcgccgttgccgtcgtcgtcggcggcggcggcggagacgagtCTGTCGATACacacgccggcctcgagccaGGATCTGGGCGCGCTTCTGTCCTCGCTCCTCGAGACGCATAGTGCGCCGTCAAGCTCGGGATCCAGCACAATCTCCACGTCTGCCATCACATCCACCACATCCATCAACACCTCATCGACCAGCACCTCCACATCGACAACCTCCACGTCTACCTCCACGTCTACCTCCACGTCTACTTCCACCTCCACACCCACGCCGACGTACCCCCCCTCCGGCACATCCAaggtggccgccgcgttcGCCGGCAAccgccgcgtcgtcctcTGGCAGGACGACCagggcgggctcgtcgtcaccgagtggcacgccggcggccggtcGCAGTACCGCCTCGCCGACACGCTgggcgcctcgcccccgccccggcacggcacgcccctcgccgcggcggccagcaacgagggcgtcgtgcACGTCGTCTACTTtgacgcccacggcgccgtggcgcaCGTCTTCGAGGCCGCGCCGGGCCAGTggacggcgggctcgtcggcggccgtcacCGCGTCCGCCGGCTCCCCGCTGTCGGCCGCCTGGCACGGCGGGGAGCAGGGCGCCGCGTCGCTGGTCGTCGCGTACGTCACGGCCGAGGGCAGCGTCCGgctcgcgctggcgggcgaccccgacgacggcgacgccaggTGGGAGACGTTtgccgcggcgcccctcgcccgcgccgtgaCGGGgcagacggcgtcgacgtgcctggccgtggcgggcgacTGGAGGTCCAACGCGTCGACCATCTAcctggcgctcgaggacgacggggggcGCCTGGGGTACGAGTGCGTGACGGGGGAGAGGTCGCAGGCCAAGCTGCGGTGCGCGCAGACGGAAAGAGGTGAGGACTCAGGACTCAGGACTCAGGACACTGAGGAGTTTCAAGGACGTGCATATGCAGTGCTGACTACCCTAGACACCGCACATACCGCGCAGTCGCCGCGACAAATCAGCCTGGTCCGGTTCGACGACGGCTACATGCTGCTCACGCTGGACGCagacggcatcctcgagaGACGCATCGGGTCGGGAAGCGGACAGGGGCGGATCCGCGGCGGGTTCCAGGCCATGGGGGCGACGGATGAGGGGTACGTGTTTGCGGCGGGCAAGGACAACGTGTACGCATTCAAGCGCGGCCCGGCGGGCTGGATCGCGCAGGGGAAGCTGGTAGGGGTTGAGCATCTATAA